The following are encoded together in the Nocardioides thalensis genome:
- a CDS encoding MlaE family ABC transporter permease: MAATATTDRAKALRGPAAQVVGMIDFTRRVFSALVASIAGRRFPLAETVVQIWFAIRVCTLPALAVSVPFGIILALQVGVLAQEVGAVAFTGAGNTLAVVRQASPLITALMLSGVAGSAICADLGSRRIREEIDAMEVMGLPVIERLVVPRMLAILAVAVLLNGVVMFFTIMTTLSVSVVIQDLPPGSYLASVSTLAQMSDLWLSLAKAAIFAIICAIVSSYKGLNAQRGPTGVGEAVTSSVVTNFVLLFAANFLISQVHSTFSGGPIG; this comes from the coding sequence ATGGCAGCAACCGCGACCACTGACCGCGCCAAGGCGCTGCGGGGGCCCGCCGCGCAGGTGGTCGGGATGATCGACTTCACCCGCCGGGTGTTCTCTGCCCTCGTGGCGTCGATCGCGGGCCGCCGCTTCCCGCTCGCCGAGACCGTCGTGCAGATCTGGTTCGCGATCCGCGTCTGCACGCTGCCCGCGCTCGCGGTCTCGGTCCCGTTCGGCATCATCCTCGCGCTGCAGGTCGGTGTCCTCGCCCAGGAGGTCGGAGCCGTCGCGTTCACCGGCGCCGGCAACACGCTCGCGGTCGTGCGGCAGGCATCGCCGCTGATCACCGCGCTCATGCTCTCGGGCGTCGCCGGCTCGGCGATCTGCGCCGACCTCGGGTCGCGCCGGATCCGCGAGGAGATCGACGCGATGGAGGTCATGGGCCTGCCCGTGATCGAGCGGCTGGTCGTGCCGCGGATGCTCGCGATCCTCGCGGTCGCCGTACTTCTCAACGGCGTGGTCATGTTCTTCACGATCATGACGACGCTGTCGGTGAGCGTCGTGATCCAGGACCTGCCGCCCGGCAGCTACCTCGCGTCCGTCTCGACGCTGGCGCAGATGTCCGACCTGTGGCTGTCGCTGGCGAAGGCGGCGATCTTCGCGATCATCTGCGCGATCGTCTCGTCCTACAAAGGCTTGAACGCCCAGCGCGGTCCGACCGGCGTCGGCGAGGCCGTCACCAGCTCGGTCGTGACCAACTTCGTGCTCCTCTTCGCCGCCAACTTCCTGATCTCCCAGGTGCACAGCACGTTCTCGGGAGGGCCCATCGGATGA
- a CDS encoding oxygenase MpaB family protein: protein MSTTAAVSPAEGRAPARRPRDLPVPEAFEITDYVSGLGAHLAGPANVIMQLSWPGVGYGVMNSRVHSGSAMKHPFKRGRTTFTYLAVALLGDDDDRAAYRKAVNVQHAQVYSRPGEKAEYRAMDPRLQTWVAACLYYGTLDMREKMHGPVPAEEADALYAYCSRFGTTLQMPADAWPADREAFDRYWEESMAEVRIDPEVAAFLMQLTTLRNFPKPFRLAASFNVFVTTGFLPPLFREAMSLPWSERKQRRFDRLMRFLGAVERRMPKVLRIYPFNFYLHEMRLRRRFRRPLV from the coding sequence GTGAGCACAACGGCTGCCGTCTCCCCAGCGGAGGGGCGCGCACCGGCGCGCCGGCCGCGCGACCTGCCCGTGCCGGAGGCCTTCGAGATCACCGACTACGTGAGCGGGCTCGGCGCCCACCTCGCCGGCCCGGCCAACGTGATCATGCAGCTGAGCTGGCCCGGCGTCGGCTACGGCGTGATGAACAGCCGCGTGCACTCCGGCTCCGCGATGAAGCACCCGTTCAAGCGCGGCCGCACGACGTTCACCTACCTCGCGGTCGCGCTGCTCGGCGACGACGACGACCGCGCGGCGTACCGCAAGGCCGTCAACGTCCAGCACGCGCAGGTCTACTCGCGGCCGGGTGAGAAGGCGGAGTACCGCGCGATGGACCCGCGCCTCCAGACCTGGGTCGCCGCGTGCCTCTACTACGGCACGCTCGACATGCGGGAGAAGATGCACGGCCCGGTGCCGGCCGAGGAGGCCGACGCCCTCTACGCCTACTGCTCCCGGTTCGGTACGACGCTGCAGATGCCCGCCGACGCGTGGCCCGCCGACCGGGAGGCCTTCGACCGCTACTGGGAGGAGTCGATGGCCGAGGTGCGCATCGACCCGGAGGTCGCGGCGTTCCTGATGCAGCTCACCACGCTGCGCAACTTCCCGAAGCCGTTCCGGCTCGCCGCGTCGTTCAACGTCTTCGTCACCACCGGCTTCCTGCCGCCGCTGTTCCGCGAGGCGATGAGCCTGCCGTGGAGCGAGCGCAAGCAGCGCCGCTTCGACCGGTTGATGAGGTTCCTCGGCGCCGTCGAGCGCCGGATGCCGAAGGTGCTCCGGATCTACCCGTTCAACTTCTACCTGCACGAGATGCGGCTGCGGCGCCGGTTCCGCCGGCCGCTCGTCTGA
- a CDS encoding succinic semialdehyde dehydrogenase, with product MTEAAVRPTPTAPSVRPPWVDDARVAAWTAWVAALADNGAPTIEPVAPYDGRVTAAVPTCTVDDVAAAARAARAAQSPWAVLPYATRAEVVLRFHDLLVERQDEVVDLIQWETGKNRFSAWQEILQVANIARHYARHGAHYLKPHRVRGAMPGLTKVREVRVPKGVVGIISPWNYPLYLGVGDTIPALLAGNAVVSKADSQTPLTLLWTRALMAEAKLPKDLWAIVAGSGSVVGDALIDHVDHICFTGSTATGRHVGRRAGERLISASLELGGKNAMIVREDADVQKAAAGCLSAAFANTGQMCIHIERVIVHDDVYEDFRAALVDGLAGLKLGQSFDFGNDVGSLASEAQLAAVSAHVEDARARGATVVAGGRHRPDLGPLVYEPTVLEGVTDEMDVCLGETFGPVISLYGAGSDAQAVAKANEGSYGLSASIWSRDTAAAEALAPQVRAGSVNINDGAAAAAGSIEAGMGGMGDSGLGRRHGAEGMRKYTESQTIATQRLVPLGPPPSMEVGRFVALGNQQLKLLRRLRVR from the coding sequence ATGACCGAAGCAGCCGTCCGGCCCACGCCCACCGCACCGAGCGTCCGGCCGCCCTGGGTCGACGACGCCCGAGTGGCGGCGTGGACCGCATGGGTCGCCGCCCTCGCGGACAACGGGGCTCCCACGATCGAGCCGGTCGCGCCGTACGACGGCCGGGTGACCGCCGCGGTGCCGACCTGCACCGTCGACGACGTCGCCGCGGCCGCCCGCGCCGCCCGGGCGGCGCAGAGCCCGTGGGCCGTGCTGCCCTACGCCACCCGTGCCGAGGTGGTGCTGCGCTTCCACGACCTGCTCGTCGAGCGGCAGGACGAGGTCGTCGACCTGATCCAGTGGGAGACCGGCAAGAACCGGTTCAGCGCCTGGCAGGAGATCCTCCAGGTCGCCAACATCGCCCGCCACTACGCGCGGCACGGCGCCCACTACCTCAAGCCCCACCGCGTGCGCGGCGCGATGCCCGGACTCACCAAGGTGCGGGAGGTGCGGGTGCCCAAGGGCGTCGTCGGCATCATCTCGCCCTGGAACTACCCGCTCTACCTCGGTGTCGGCGACACGATCCCCGCCCTGCTCGCGGGCAACGCCGTCGTGTCGAAGGCCGACAGCCAGACGCCGCTGACGCTGCTGTGGACGCGCGCGCTGATGGCCGAGGCGAAGCTTCCCAAGGACCTCTGGGCGATCGTGGCCGGCTCCGGCTCGGTGGTCGGCGACGCGCTCATCGACCACGTCGACCACATCTGCTTCACCGGCTCCACCGCGACCGGCCGGCACGTCGGTCGCCGCGCGGGGGAGCGGCTGATCTCCGCGAGCCTCGAGCTCGGCGGCAAGAACGCGATGATCGTGCGCGAGGACGCCGACGTGCAGAAGGCGGCGGCCGGCTGCCTGAGCGCCGCGTTCGCCAACACCGGCCAGATGTGCATCCACATCGAGCGGGTCATCGTGCACGACGACGTCTACGAGGACTTCCGCGCAGCACTGGTCGACGGCCTCGCCGGCCTCAAGCTGGGGCAGTCCTTCGACTTCGGCAACGACGTCGGGTCGCTCGCCTCCGAGGCCCAGCTCGCCGCGGTCAGCGCGCACGTCGAGGACGCCCGCGCCCGCGGCGCCACCGTCGTGGCGGGCGGACGGCACCGGCCGGACCTCGGGCCGCTCGTCTACGAGCCCACCGTGCTGGAGGGCGTCACCGACGAGATGGACGTCTGCCTCGGCGAGACGTTCGGACCGGTGATCTCGCTGTACGGCGCGGGATCCGACGCGCAGGCGGTGGCGAAGGCCAACGAGGGCAGCTACGGCCTGTCGGCCAGCATCTGGAGCCGGGACACCGCCGCCGCCGAGGCGCTGGCACCGCAGGTGCGCGCAGGCTCGGTGAACATCAACGACGGCGCCGCGGCTGCCGCGGGCTCGATCGAGGCCGGGATGGGCGGCATGGGTGACTCCGGCCTGGGCCGCCGGCACGGCGCCGAGGGGATGCGGAAGTACACCGAGTCCCAGACGATCGCGACCCAGCGGCTGGTGCCGCTCGGGCCGCCGCCGTCGATGGAGGTCGGTAGGTTCGTGGCCCTCGGCAACCAGCAGCTCAAGCTGCTCCGGAGGCTGCGGGTCCGCTGA
- a CDS encoding MCE family protein, which produces MNKQRVLLAGGVVLLLVLVVSWARLTGWLGGEDDDSLVVTADFADTTGVYVGNDVTYLGVKAGEIVEVEPRGTVMRVVMHLEADTQVPEEAAAEILQGSLVTDRFIELGPAYTGGATLADGDHIEASHTRAPATVDQVARAIDDLVLALDAGLGPGKGGNGLGDVLSTAADTLDGNGVHLRRALAESRDALEMINAKEGDLTAVTENMVALVQVLAERDELIRTFTGAATETTDVLADQRDELVATLDSLDDLTREADRFLRENGDVLGDDIRGLADLVEIVRAHQGSLAEAFDVMPTMAENFARAYDWKLGRLRVQFAFSAGPFAAAFRDRTCQVLLGSAIGEVGTELCSALFTEQGTGLLDGLLDGIYDQIPGGIP; this is translated from the coding sequence GTGAACAAGCAGCGTGTGCTCCTGGCCGGCGGGGTGGTGCTCCTCCTCGTGCTGGTCGTCTCGTGGGCGCGGCTCACCGGCTGGCTCGGGGGCGAGGACGACGACTCCCTGGTCGTGACGGCCGACTTCGCGGACACGACCGGTGTCTACGTCGGCAACGACGTCACCTACCTAGGGGTTAAGGCCGGCGAGATCGTCGAGGTGGAGCCGCGCGGCACCGTGATGCGGGTCGTCATGCACCTCGAGGCGGACACGCAGGTGCCGGAGGAGGCAGCGGCCGAGATCCTCCAGGGCTCGTTGGTCACCGACCGCTTCATCGAGCTCGGGCCCGCCTACACCGGCGGCGCGACCCTCGCCGACGGCGACCACATCGAGGCGAGCCACACCCGCGCCCCCGCGACGGTCGACCAGGTGGCCCGGGCGATCGACGACCTGGTGCTCGCCCTCGACGCCGGGCTCGGCCCCGGCAAGGGCGGCAACGGCCTCGGCGACGTGCTCTCGACGGCCGCCGACACCCTCGACGGCAACGGCGTGCACCTGCGCCGTGCGCTCGCGGAGAGCCGCGACGCGCTGGAGATGATCAACGCCAAGGAGGGCGACCTCACCGCGGTGACCGAGAACATGGTCGCGCTGGTGCAGGTCCTCGCCGAGCGCGACGAGCTGATCCGCACGTTCACCGGGGCCGCGACCGAGACGACCGACGTCCTCGCCGACCAGCGCGACGAGCTCGTCGCCACCCTCGACAGCCTCGACGACCTGACCCGCGAGGCCGACCGGTTCCTCCGCGAGAACGGCGACGTGCTCGGCGACGACATCCGCGGCCTCGCCGACCTCGTCGAGATCGTGCGTGCCCATCAGGGCTCGCTGGCCGAGGCCTTCGACGTGATGCCGACGATGGCCGAGAACTTCGCCCGCGCCTACGACTGGAAGCTCGGGCGGCTGCGCGTCCAGTTCGCCTTCAGCGCCGGCCCGTTCGCGGCGGCGTTCCGCGACCGCACCTGCCAGGTCCTCCTCGGCTCCGCCATCGGCGAGGTCGGCACCGAGCTGTGCAGCGCCCTGTTCACCGAGCAGGGCACCGGCCTGCTCGACGGGCTGCTGGACGGCATCTACGACCAGATCCCGGGAGGCATCCCGTGA
- a CDS encoding MCE family protein — MSELLFPHSSARPRALRLRLAALGVVGCLALGVVAGVLGLQTLGVVSDDVRVRVELATVGDSLGVNSDVKYQGLRVGRVVHVDPSPSEDGDGWDGPHAEVLVEPEHADLIPASVRARVLPGTLFGNDYVDLAAPAGRTTTVVAAGAGGTGGADGAADAHLADGDVVRADTSEETLRLMDTFSATQRLLAAVDPAQWDVALSQLADSLDGRGATLAEMIRDGGAMLGRWHDLYPQLRRDIELLASNSDLFADVEPQLVTAIRDTRPLARTLVEEADGTTELLAGVPDLLEGDDGMTAFLRDNGTDTALLLNATAANLEVFADRYPSFALLLERVPQLLENGARAVKNGRIQMEGVLGLQLIDAYGPEDCPSYRGLRGRCGGTP, encoded by the coding sequence GTGAGCGAGCTCCTCTTCCCGCACAGCTCGGCCCGACCGCGTGCGCTCCGGCTGCGCCTCGCCGCGCTCGGCGTCGTCGGCTGCCTCGCGCTCGGCGTCGTCGCCGGGGTGCTCGGACTGCAGACGCTCGGCGTCGTCAGCGACGACGTGCGGGTCCGCGTGGAGCTGGCGACGGTCGGCGACAGCCTGGGCGTCAACTCCGACGTCAAGTACCAGGGCCTCCGCGTCGGCCGCGTCGTCCACGTCGACCCGAGCCCGTCGGAGGACGGGGACGGTTGGGACGGACCGCACGCGGAGGTGCTCGTCGAGCCCGAGCACGCCGACCTCATCCCGGCGTCGGTCCGGGCGCGGGTGCTCCCCGGCACGCTGTTCGGCAACGACTACGTCGACCTCGCGGCGCCCGCAGGACGGACCACGACCGTCGTCGCGGCCGGTGCCGGCGGGACTGGCGGCGCCGACGGTGCTGCCGACGCGCACCTCGCCGACGGAGACGTCGTCCGTGCCGACACCTCCGAGGAGACGCTGCGGCTGATGGACACGTTCTCGGCGACCCAGCGGCTGCTGGCGGCGGTCGACCCGGCCCAGTGGGACGTCGCGCTGTCCCAGCTCGCCGACTCCCTCGACGGCCGGGGCGCGACGCTCGCCGAGATGATCCGCGACGGCGGGGCGATGCTCGGCCGGTGGCACGACCTCTACCCGCAGCTGCGCCGCGACATCGAGCTGCTCGCGAGCAACTCCGACCTCTTCGCCGACGTCGAGCCCCAGCTCGTCACCGCGATCCGCGACACCCGGCCGCTCGCGCGCACCCTGGTCGAGGAGGCCGACGGCACCACCGAGCTGCTCGCCGGGGTGCCCGACCTGCTCGAGGGCGACGACGGCATGACTGCGTTCCTGCGGGACAACGGCACCGACACGGCGCTCCTCCTCAATGCCACCGCTGCCAACCTCGAGGTGTTCGCCGACCGCTATCCCTCGTTCGCGCTGCTGCTGGAGCGAGTGCCGCAGCTCCTCGAGAACGGCGCCCGGGCCGTCAAGAACGGGCGGATCCAGATGGAGGGCGTCCTCGGGCTCCAGCTCATCGACGCCTACGGCCCGGAGGACTGTCCGTCCTACCGCGGCCTCCGCGGACGCTGCGGGGGCACGCCATGA
- a CDS encoding acyl-CoA dehydrogenase family protein — protein sequence MDFDLPETALAVRDGVAAVAAKYDHAYWSRCEEEHRFPQEAWDDLAAGGWFGLCVPEEYGGGGQGLLELAVANMALCASGGVAGTFFYVTTPGFGAMTLTRHGTEEQKRRILPGLAEGSIQFCLALTEPDAGSNAIQIQTAARRDEATGDFLVKGQKVWISNVENADWMVAVTRTIPAEETKDHGLPRTAGFTLFLVDVKEALAAGTLSYAPIPKMGSNILHSSQVFLDDVRVPAANVIGEVDAGFGVLWDVLNPERILAAAGGIGTADAALRIASDYARERVVFGRPIGANQGLQFPLAQLKAKTELGRLMTYKAAWLFDRGRPCGNEANVAKLTGAQVGWEAANQAFQTLGGMAYSKEYPVERIFRDARIAKNIPVAEELILAHIGTQMLDLPKSY from the coding sequence ATGGACTTCGACCTCCCGGAGACCGCGCTCGCCGTGCGGGACGGCGTCGCCGCCGTCGCCGCGAAGTACGACCACGCCTACTGGTCGCGCTGCGAGGAGGAGCACCGCTTCCCTCAGGAGGCCTGGGACGACCTGGCCGCCGGCGGCTGGTTCGGGCTCTGCGTGCCCGAGGAGTACGGCGGTGGCGGGCAGGGCCTGCTCGAGCTCGCCGTGGCCAACATGGCGCTGTGCGCGTCGGGCGGCGTGGCGGGCACCTTCTTCTACGTGACGACGCCCGGCTTCGGAGCGATGACGCTGACCCGGCACGGCACCGAGGAGCAGAAGCGGCGCATCCTGCCCGGCCTCGCCGAGGGCTCGATCCAGTTCTGCCTCGCGTTGACCGAGCCCGACGCCGGCTCCAACGCCATCCAGATCCAGACGGCGGCGCGTCGTGACGAGGCCACCGGCGACTTCCTGGTCAAGGGCCAGAAGGTCTGGATCTCCAACGTCGAGAACGCCGACTGGATGGTCGCCGTCACCCGCACCATCCCGGCGGAGGAGACGAAGGACCACGGCCTGCCACGCACCGCCGGCTTCACGCTGTTCCTCGTCGACGTCAAGGAGGCGCTGGCCGCCGGCACCCTCTCCTACGCGCCGATCCCGAAGATGGGCAGCAACATCCTCCACTCGAGCCAGGTCTTCCTCGACGACGTCCGGGTGCCCGCCGCCAACGTCATCGGCGAGGTCGACGCCGGCTTCGGCGTGCTGTGGGACGTGCTCAACCCCGAGCGCATCCTGGCCGCCGCGGGAGGCATCGGTACGGCGGACGCGGCGCTGCGGATCGCAAGCGACTACGCCCGGGAGCGGGTCGTGTTCGGTCGCCCGATCGGCGCCAACCAGGGGCTGCAGTTCCCGCTGGCCCAGCTCAAGGCGAAGACCGAGCTCGGCCGGCTGATGACCTACAAGGCCGCGTGGCTCTTCGACCGGGGCAGGCCGTGCGGCAACGAGGCCAACGTCGCGAAGCTGACCGGCGCGCAGGTCGGCTGGGAGGCGGCCAACCAGGCGTTCCAGACGCTCGGCGGCATGGCCTACTCGAAGGAGTACCCGGTCGAGCGGATCTTCCGCGACGCCCGGATCGCCAAGAACATCCCCGTCGCCGAGGAGCTGATCCTCGCCCACATCGGCACCCAGATGCTGGACCTGCCCAAGAGCTACTGA
- a CDS encoding MCE family protein, with amino-acid sequence MTAASAIWRGLGWPGRAVIALVLAGLVLMGIQSAGGDPTYHVRLRHAAGIEAGDDVRVAGLTVGKVVAVDTDRDQVDVEFALDQNPAELGITDDSTVAVKLLSILGQRFLSLEPGSGVPLADDGTIGVEHAVDTYTIERFWLESTPQVEALDLQKVQEAVDVLATDLDLAPQALRDALDGIAGVSAVATAREDQLDALLTSIRDVTDLVLAQTGQLDSVMTNGTRVLLMVHERRETLRALLTDAHRFVTGLTAVVRETAPHLQTGLRSLRSTLDVLDEHRDQLDRTLELAGPTMRVFTNATGDGPWLGVNSPWAIVPDDLVCSLTPEDCR; translated from the coding sequence GTGACCGCGGCGTCCGCGATCTGGCGCGGCCTCGGCTGGCCCGGCCGGGCCGTCATCGCGCTGGTCCTCGCCGGTCTCGTGCTGATGGGCATCCAGTCCGCCGGCGGCGACCCGACCTACCACGTGCGGCTGCGGCACGCGGCCGGCATCGAGGCCGGCGACGACGTACGCGTGGCCGGACTGACCGTCGGCAAGGTCGTCGCGGTCGACACCGACCGCGACCAGGTCGACGTCGAGTTCGCGCTCGACCAGAACCCGGCGGAGCTCGGGATCACCGACGACAGCACGGTCGCGGTCAAGCTGCTGTCGATCCTCGGCCAGCGGTTCCTCTCCCTCGAGCCCGGCTCAGGAGTCCCGCTCGCCGACGACGGCACCATCGGTGTCGAGCACGCCGTCGACACCTACACGATCGAGCGGTTCTGGCTCGAGTCGACTCCGCAGGTGGAGGCACTCGACCTGCAGAAGGTCCAGGAGGCGGTGGACGTGCTGGCCACCGACCTCGACCTCGCCCCGCAGGCACTTCGCGACGCCCTGGACGGGATCGCCGGCGTGTCCGCGGTCGCCACCGCTCGCGAGGACCAGCTCGACGCCCTGCTGACGTCGATCCGCGACGTCACCGACCTGGTGCTGGCGCAGACCGGCCAGCTCGACAGCGTGATGACCAACGGCACCCGGGTGCTGCTGATGGTGCACGAGCGGCGGGAGACGCTGCGGGCCCTGTTGACCGACGCGCACCGCTTCGTGACCGGCCTCACCGCGGTCGTGCGCGAGACCGCGCCGCACCTCCAGACAGGCCTGCGGTCGCTCCGGTCCACGCTCGACGTGCTCGACGAGCACCGCGACCAGCTCGATCGCACGCTGGAGCTCGCGGGCCCGACCATGCGGGTCTTCACCAACGCGACCGGCGACGGCCCGTGGCTCGGCGTCAACTCGCCGTGGGCGATCGTCCCCGACGACCTGGTCTGCAGCCTCACGCCGGAGGACTGCCGGTGA
- a CDS encoding MlaE family ABC transporter permease, whose protein sequence is MTALEESVDRVVVGPLAGIGLQLVMAWRAVKGVPLAVTRYRHEVGRVLAEVTLGSGIFLVGGGVVGVVLLLSTLTGTEVGLEGYQGLDVIGLAPLTGFISGYANTRELAPMVAALGFAARIGCGFTSRIGAMRISEEIDALEAMAIRPVPYLVSTRLVASWIVVLPLYLIGLVGTYVATDFMVTTFYGQSAGTYDHYFRTFVAPMDVIYSGIKVVVLTTVVTLIHCYHGFVASGGPEGVGRATGRAIRASIISLTVVDILLTLALWGADQQVQISG, encoded by the coding sequence ATGACCGCGCTGGAGGAGTCGGTCGACCGCGTCGTCGTGGGGCCGCTGGCCGGGATCGGCCTGCAGCTCGTCATGGCCTGGCGCGCCGTCAAGGGCGTGCCGCTGGCGGTCACCCGCTACCGCCACGAGGTCGGCCGCGTGCTCGCCGAGGTCACCCTCGGCTCGGGCATCTTCCTCGTCGGCGGCGGCGTGGTGGGCGTCGTCCTCCTCCTGTCGACGCTCACCGGCACCGAGGTCGGGCTGGAGGGCTACCAAGGTCTCGACGTCATCGGGCTCGCGCCGCTCACCGGCTTCATCTCCGGATATGCGAACACGCGCGAGCTGGCGCCGATGGTCGCGGCGCTGGGCTTCGCGGCACGCATCGGCTGCGGCTTCACCTCTCGCATCGGGGCGATGCGGATCAGCGAGGAGATCGACGCCCTCGAGGCGATGGCGATCCGCCCGGTCCCCTACCTCGTGAGCACCCGGCTCGTCGCGTCGTGGATCGTCGTGCTGCCCCTCTACCTGATCGGCCTCGTGGGCACCTACGTCGCGACCGACTTCATGGTCACCACGTTTTACGGGCAGTCGGCCGGCACCTACGACCACTACTTCCGCACGTTCGTGGCGCCGATGGACGTCATCTACTCCGGGATCAAGGTCGTCGTGCTCACCACCGTGGTGACGCTCATCCACTGCTATCACGGGTTCGTCGCCAGCGGCGGCCCCGAGGGCGTCGGCCGCGCCACGGGGCGGGCGATCCGGGCCAGCATCATCTCCCTCACCGTCGTCGACATCCTGCTGACGCTCGCCCTCTGGGGCGCCGACCAGCAGGTGCAGATCTCGGGGTGA
- a CDS encoding MCE family protein yields the protein MSRQLSELARHKGAVLGVTAFTILAVALTLTVAGTLSRAQSGDAISVTAVFRDATGLRPGDEVRVAGVRVGRVTETRVGTGDEAGTAVVTMTIDADQELHADVIASVDYLNLMGQRFISLARPEQPTTDAALADGDRIPLSQTRPALDLTAMFNAFRPIFDLLQPADLNQLATNVVQVLQGQGPTLEHLLTQTAELTSGLVDRDQVLSEVVDNVTLVLDTAHRHRADVTRLVDGLDSLMSGLSRDRRRIATSLDSVARLTETTADLVGDAGPDLVEVVRLSDPWLGYLAARENLLVDTGAAVPKQLDVYLRTLGYGSYLNTYICTHHMKMKGHDATFDLGVLGDRFSSRCRT from the coding sequence ATGAGCCGGCAGCTGAGCGAGCTCGCTCGTCACAAGGGAGCAGTGCTCGGGGTGACGGCGTTCACCATCCTCGCCGTAGCCCTCACGCTCACCGTCGCCGGGACCCTCTCCCGTGCCCAGAGCGGCGACGCGATCTCGGTGACCGCGGTGTTCCGCGACGCCACCGGCCTGCGTCCCGGCGACGAGGTGCGCGTCGCCGGCGTGCGGGTCGGCCGGGTGACCGAGACCCGGGTCGGCACCGGCGACGAGGCCGGCACGGCCGTCGTCACGATGACGATCGATGCTGACCAGGAGCTGCACGCCGATGTGATCGCGTCGGTCGACTACCTCAACCTGATGGGCCAACGGTTCATCTCGTTGGCGCGGCCCGAGCAGCCGACCACCGACGCCGCGCTCGCGGACGGCGACCGGATCCCGCTGAGCCAGACGCGGCCCGCGCTCGACCTGACGGCGATGTTCAACGCGTTCCGCCCGATCTTCGACCTGCTCCAGCCGGCCGACCTCAACCAGCTCGCCACCAACGTCGTCCAGGTGCTGCAGGGCCAGGGCCCGACCCTCGAGCACCTGCTCACCCAGACCGCCGAGCTGACGTCGGGCCTCGTCGACCGCGACCAGGTGCTCTCCGAGGTCGTCGACAACGTCACGCTGGTGCTCGACACCGCGCACCGCCACCGGGCCGACGTCACCCGGCTCGTCGACGGCCTGGACTCCCTGATGAGCGGCCTGTCGCGCGATCGCCGGAGGATCGCGACCAGCCTCGACTCGGTGGCCCGGCTCACCGAGACCACCGCGGACCTGGTCGGCGACGCCGGGCCCGACCTGGTCGAGGTCGTCCGCCTGAGCGACCCGTGGCTCGGCTACCTCGCCGCCCGCGAGAACCTCCTCGTCGACACCGGCGCCGCCGTGCCGAAGCAGCTCGACGTCTACCTCCGCACCCTCGGCTACGGCAGCTACCTCAACACCTACATCTGCACCCACCACATGAAGATGAAGGGCCACGACGCCACGTTCGACCTCGGCGTCCTCGGCGACCGGTTCTCGAGCAGGTGTCGCACGTGA
- a CDS encoding oxygenase MpaB family protein, giving the protein MDTDQLPPWHPSQPHHELADDVRWWMGTPLSFGLFGRLALDQVAYREVAAAVDASGRFAENFTNRGIRSYLWGPLMLFGDDADRRATAERLKTLHGQVRGKGRGDFAGERYSALNPALWKWVGTSSLLVFYSGYVATYPGLSATERDVVFRTMLWMSDFELASDASGVPPTLAEVEAYYEEVATTELEDNPFLQWANESFDSLPVPTLLGPRWLHLLITPVWRLITPALSRPARICGEAAAHPRMRELLGVRWTAARQREFRFYTAVLRAARRRLPKWALLDPVAYNRYRYEKLRGIYGSASLDSFAPVREERVTESPSIRHDVPLPGRSRSSDGSNRDH; this is encoded by the coding sequence GTGGATACGGACCAGCTCCCCCCGTGGCACCCGTCCCAGCCCCACCACGAGCTCGCCGACGACGTGCGCTGGTGGATGGGCACGCCGCTGAGCTTCGGCCTGTTCGGCCGGCTCGCGCTCGACCAGGTCGCCTATCGCGAGGTGGCGGCGGCGGTCGACGCCTCGGGGCGGTTCGCCGAGAACTTCACCAACCGCGGCATCCGCAGCTACCTGTGGGGGCCGCTGATGCTGTTCGGCGACGACGCCGACCGGCGCGCGACGGCCGAGCGGCTCAAGACCCTGCACGGCCAGGTCCGCGGCAAGGGCCGTGGCGACTTCGCAGGCGAGCGCTACAGCGCGCTCAACCCCGCCTTGTGGAAGTGGGTCGGCACCAGCAGCCTGCTCGTGTTCTACAGCGGGTACGTCGCGACGTACCCCGGCCTGAGCGCGACGGAGCGTGACGTCGTCTTCCGCACCATGCTCTGGATGTCGGACTTCGAGCTCGCCAGCGACGCCTCCGGCGTGCCGCCGACGCTGGCCGAGGTCGAGGCCTACTACGAGGAGGTCGCGACGACCGAGCTCGAGGACAACCCGTTCCTCCAGTGGGCCAACGAGTCGTTCGACAGCCTCCCCGTGCCCACCCTCCTCGGGCCCCGCTGGCTGCACCTGCTGATCACGCCCGTCTGGCGGCTGATCACGCCGGCGCTGTCGCGGCCGGCGCGCATCTGCGGGGAGGCCGCCGCTCACCCGCGGATGCGCGAGCTGCTCGGCGTGCGGTGGACGGCCGCACGGCAGCGGGAGTTCCGGTTCTACACGGCGGTCCTGCGCGCGGCGCGACGCCGCCTGCCGAAGTGGGCGCTGCTCGACCCGGTCGCCTACAACCGCTACCGCTACGAGAAGCTGCGCGGCATCTACGGCAGCGCGAGCCTCGACTCCTTCGCCCCTGTCCGCGAGGAACGTGTGACAGAGTCCCCGTCCATCCGGCACGACGTCCCGCTCCCAGGGCGAAGCAGGAGCTCCGATGGCAGCAACCGCGACCACTGA